A window of the Cucurbita pepo subsp. pepo cultivar mu-cu-16 chromosome LG01, ASM280686v2, whole genome shotgun sequence genome harbors these coding sequences:
- the LOC111792735 gene encoding uncharacterized protein LOC111792735 isoform X3: MLTKYLAEVGERTPLTAATCIDNPFDLEEAAQTPPYHMAIDHDLTGGLINILKSNKELFQGKAKGFDVEKALEAKSVREFEKLISCVSLGFNSIEDFYSKSSTRSVVGNVKIPVLYIQNDNGSAPVFSIPRSLIAENPFTSLLLCSYSPSSFISSVQPDLSWCQQLSIEWLTAVELGLLKGRHPLLKDVDITINSSRGLALVDGRTVEERGKVIRQLDYNWSDASSEYQPTSFIKKKLEESHSSNRTHLRSQNDSQRKSQLENKGSLEIVVGVLDQTSSISDDMGKKDEVSSEDIEKGQVVRTAEVALNILDMTYPDTLTEEEKKKVLNAVDKGETLMKALQDAVPEEVRGKLTTALSGILHAQGSNLKVRDLTGTSHKSNATLELKKKTEEKVRHVADAEGSSQVSSPLHEMGVVKDVSDGSDSHQPTKDKFIGELESEPPSSEQNSIDQNGSQPLSIHGDDTISSIRRETSGSGSTVSDDEFSRENASQYFDNGGKELDISEKPEFSSKVEQLGSHEVAIGDNYKDQGGGIAQSDEEEESKRKKNEEKTIDPSIDDKAVSSLTIEEALSSAGSTSETHRVEHEYNNDQMDTNSVQPVVEHTKPFVSESNVNNFSVSQALDALAGIDDSTQLAVNNVFNVIENMISQLEGSENESEDKKTDSLVNNNCSGNDNEKSSGKKECGNMDSSVKPERLSGPRIINILERRGESKHNVSSEREEEEFTSDLVSINRSYLIRPQSAQVGQDENEKDELLDLDGNVDMTSNAYLDSVHSNFFLKYIASNMPTKSLDKDTTATLLLDYIPEKDQWKFIEHPGNENGAISTSEELEGKVNAYAHAKGKNTDDVIEPLYMILDSDNQPESVGEYQNTVNGNEEIKCSDGQKDLEYFVRSIIQDSLKVEVGRRLSAANKDLKLGVDRDIEHVANLLSVAVGYGSGCRQCLGSKSDSINSIADKMGTLCGEQIIRSISSSVQETVYLKKILPLGVIIGSSLAALRKSFHVTTLHDDNQGECLGVDQAKKSGDRNQNVILTDTVGGEEGCAEMRSLNKDTVVVGAVTAALGASALLVHQQNLCGTDDTTESSFKSKEKASLQKEPERHDEQIIPEKNHNIVTALAEKAMSVASPVVPKKEDGEVDEERLVNMLAELGEKGGILKLVGRIALLWGGIRTAMSVTEKLISILRIAERPLFQRILGSVGLVLILWSPITLPLLPKLVDSWTSHTPSKIANLACGFGLYIALTILVMMWGKRIRGYEDPAKEYGLDLASWFKSYDFLMAFFGGVAGLLGIQCVNGFLGYTTLSLPAIPTLVNWVSWLKVLGGSLLLVSVGVISSIFVTAVEEFLFRSWLTEEIALDLGYYPGIIISGLAFAILQRSLQAIPVLWVLSLGLAGARQRRDGCLSIPIGLRAGITASSFIFLKGGFISYKPSIPMHHSLWIMGIDTHQPLSGVAGFAFALLVACIFFPRNPMKKKNLRRTIRE, translated from the exons ATGTTGACCAAGTACCTGGCAGAAGTCGGTGAGAGAACACCACTTACTGCTGCAACATGCATTGACAATCCCTTTGACTTGGAGGAGGCCGCCCAGACCCCTCCATATCACATGGCCATTGATCATGATCTCACTGGTGGGCTGATTAATATTCTGAAATCTAATAAG GAACTTTTTCAAGGGAAAGCTAAAGGCTTTGATGTGGAAAAGGCTCTTGAAGCTAAATCTGTGCGCgagtttgaaaaattaatatcatgtGTTTCTCTTGGTTTTAATTCTATTGAAGATTTCTACTCAAAGTCGAGCACAAGAAGTGTGGTTGGGAATGTGAAAATTCCTGTACTTTATATCCAG AATGACAATGGATCAGCTCCAGTATTCTCAATTCCACGCAGTTTGATAGCAGAAAATCCATTTACAAGTCTTCTTTTGTGTTCTTATTCGCCATCTAGTTTTATATCTAGTGTGCAACCTGATCTATCTTGGTGCCAACAGTTATCGATTGAG TGGCTTACAGCAGTAGAGCTTGGGCTCTTGAAAGGTCGTCACCCTCTTCTCAAGGATGTAGACATTACCATCAACTCTTCCAGAGGCTTAGCTCTCGTGGATGGCAGAACAgtggaagaaagaggaaaagtCATCAGGCAACTAGATTACAACTGGTCAGATGCTTCGAGTGAATACCAACCAACAAGCTTTATCAAGAAGAAACTTGAAGAGAGTCACAGTAGTAACCGTACTCACCTTAGATCTCAAAATGACTCGCAGAGAAAATCACAACTTGAGAATAAAGGGTCTCTAGAAATTGTAGTTGGGGTTTTGGACCAAACCAGCTCTATTAGTGATGATATGGGGAAAAAGGACGAAGTCAGTTCAGAAGATATTGAAAAAGGTCAAGTGGTACGGACAGCTGAAGTGGCATTGAATATTCTTGATATGACTTACCCTGACACTCTGActgaggaagaaaagaaaaag GTCTTGAATGCTGTGGATAAAGGAGAGACACTGATGAAAGCTCTGCAAGATGCTGTACCGGAAGAAGTCCGTGGAAAGCTTACAACTGCTCTATCTGGGATATTGCATGCTCAAGGATCAAACTTAAAGGTTAGGGATTTAACTGGCACTTCTCATAAATCCAATGCCACAttagaattgaagaaaaagactGAGGAGAAGGTCAGACATGTGGCAGATGCTGAAGGTTCCTCACAAGTTTCTTCACCTTTGCACGAGATGGGAGTTGTTAAAGATGTTTCAGATGGTTCTGATAGCCATCAACCTACAAAGGACAAGTTTATTGGGGAACTGGAATCTGAGCCTCCTTCCTCGGAGCAAAATTCTATTGATCAAAATGGTTCTCAGCCACTTAGCATTCATGGTGATGATACTATCAGTTCTATAAGGAGGGAGACCAGTGGCTCTGGTAGTACTGTTTCAGATGATGAATTTTCTAGGGAAAATGCTTCCCAGTATTTTGATAATGGTGGGAAAGAACTAGACATAAGTGAGAAGCCAGAATTTTCAAGCAAGGTTGAACAGTTAGGTTCACACGAAGTAGCCATTGGTGATAATTACAAAGACCAGGGAGGTGGAATTGCTCAATCAGATGAGGAGGAAGAGAGTAAACgcaagaaaaatgaagagaaaactATAGATCCTTCAATTGATGATAAGGCGGTGTCATCTCTTACAATAGAGGAAGCACTTTCATCAGCAGGGTCTACTTCAGAGACACATCGAGTAGAACATGAATACAATAATGATCAGATGGATACAAATAGTGTGCAACCTGTTGTAGAACATACCAAGCCTTTCGTTTCTGAATCTAATGTCAACAACTTCAGCGTTTCTCAGGCTTTGGATGCCTTGGCAGGGATTGATGATTCCACCCAGTTAGCAGTCAATAATGTATTTaatgtaattgaaaatatgatcTCGCAGTTGGAGGGTTCAGAAAATGAAAGTGAGGACAAGAAGACTGATTCCTTAGTTAACAATAATTGCTCAGGTAACGATAATGAAAAGTCATCAGGGAAGAAAGAATGTGGTAACATGGATTCGTCTGTAAAACCTGAAAGGCTAAGTGGTCCTCGTATAATTAATATCctggagaggagaggagaatCAAAGCATAATGTTTCAAGTGAACGGGAAGAGGAGGAATTCACTTCAGACCTGGTCTCAATTAATAGGAGCTATTTGATTAGACCTCAGTCAGCCCAAGTTGGCcaggatgaaaatgaaaaggacGAACTACTTGATTTGGATGGCAATGTGGACATGACTTCAAATGCGTATTTAGATTCTGTTCACAgtaattttttcttgaaatacATTGCCTCAAATATGCCTACTAAATCACTTGATAAGGATACGACTGCAACATTGTTGCTTGATTATATTCCTGAAAAAGATCAGTGGAAGTTTATTGAACACCCGGGAAATGAAAATGGTGCTATTTCAACATCTGAAGAACTTGAAGGAAAAGTGAATGCCTATGCACATGCAAAAGGGAAGAATACTGATGATGTTATTGAGCCACTTTATATGATCTTGGACAGTGACAATCAGCCAGAGTCAGTTGGGGAATATCAAAACACGGTCAATGGAAACGAAGAAATCAAATGTAGTGATGGACAGAAGGATTTGGAATACTTTGTTAGATCTATTATACAGGACAGTTTGAAGGTGGAAGTTGGTCGTAGGTTGAGTGCAGCTAACAAGGACTTAAAATTGGGCGTTGACAGAGACATTGAACATGTTGCAAATCTGTTGTCAGTGGCTGTTGGATATGGCAGTGGATGCAGACAGTGCTTAGGAAGTAAAAGTGACAGCATTAATTCCATTGCAGATAAAATGGGTACTCTTTGTGGCGAGCAGATTATTAGATCAATTTCATCTTCTGTTCAGGAAActgtttatttgaaaaaaattcttcCTTTAGGTGTTATAATTGGCTCTAGCTTGGCAGCTCTAAGAAAATCTTTTCATGTGACTACGCTGCATGATGATAACCAGGGAGAATGCTTGGGCGTTGATCAAGCTAAGAAATCTGGTGACAGAAATCAAAATGTTATACTGACCGATACAGTGGGTGGGGAAGAAGGATGTGCTGAAATGAGAAGTTTAAATAAAGATACTGTTGTGGTTGGAGCTGTCACAGCTGCTCTTGGAGCATCTGCTTTACTGGTACATCAGCAG AATTTATGTGGAACTGATGACACTACTGAAAGTTCATTCAAGTCCAAGGAGAAAGCTAGTCTTCAGAAAGAGCCAGAAAGGCATGACGAGCAGATAATACCTGAAAAGAATCATAACATCGTCACTGCTCTTGCTGAGAAGGCAATGTCAGTTGCTAGTCCAGTGGTGCCCAAGAAGGAAGATGGTGAAGTAGATGAAGAAAG GCTAGTCAATATGCTAGCTGAATTAGGAGAGAAGGGCGGCATATTGAAGCTAGTAGGAAGAATAGCTTTACTCTGGGGTGGTATACGTACTGCAATGAGTGTGACTGAAAAACTTATCTCGATTCTTCGAATAGCTGAACGCCCTTTGTTTCAGAG GATTCTTGGGTCTGTGGGTTTGGTGCTTATTTTATGGTCACCAATTACTCTTCCACTGCTTCCCAAACTTGTTGATAGCTGGACTTCTCATACTCCCTCAAAAATTGCTAATCTTGCTTGTGGTTTTGGTCTTTATATCGCTCTCACGATTCTTGTTATGATGTGGGGCAAAAGAATACGTGGGTATGAAGATCCAGCAAAAGAATATGGGCTGGATTTGGCATCTTGGTTTAAG AGTTATGATTTTCTTATGGCCTTCTTTGGAGGAGTTGCGGGTCTCTTGGGAATTCAATGTGTAAATGGATTTCTTGGTTACACAACTCTTTCATTGCCAGCTATTCCAACTTTGGTGAACTGGGTTTCATGGTTAAAGGTGCTAGGGGGAAGTCTGTTGCTGGTTAGTGTTGGAGTTATATCATCAATATTTGTTACAGCAGTGGAAGAATTTCTCTTTAGGTCATGGTTAACTGAAGAAATTGCTTTGGATCTCGGATACTACCCAGGGATTATCATTTCAGGACTAGCTTTCGCAATATTACAGAG GTCCCTGCAAGCGATACCGGTTTTATGGGTGTTATCTTTGGGTTTGGCGGGAGCCCGCCAAAGGAGGGACGGCTGCCTGTCAATTCCTATTGGCTTACGTGCTGGTATTACAGCAtctagttttatttttctgaagGGAGGATTCATAAGCTATAAGCCCTCCATCCCCATGCATCATTCTCTTTGGATTATGGGCATCGACACACATCAACCATTGAGTGGGGTGGCTGGTTTTGCATTTGCTTTGCTGGTGGCTTGCATTTTCTTCCCCAGAAATCccatgaagaagaagaatttgagaaGGACGATTCGAGAATAG